The following are from one region of the Populus trichocarpa isolate Nisqually-1 chromosome 8, P.trichocarpa_v4.1, whole genome shotgun sequence genome:
- the LOC7471483 gene encoding uncharacterized protein LOC7471483 isoform X3, with translation MDHEKDAFFVVRKGDVVGVYKNFADCEAQLGTSILDPPVSVYKGYSLSKDSEAYLVSHGLQNALYTIRAADLKEDLFGTLIPCPFQQPASSNAETCPNDANKKRSQEILGSEIKGIDGSASITRKHTKLDIQAECQALSSNSVRGCKTMDKSCLLEFDGASKGNPGQAGAGAVLRNDDGSLICRLREGLGIATNNMAEYRAILLGMKYALEKGYTKIHVKGDSKLVCMQIEGSWKARHENITNLYEEAKKLKNSFLSFHISHVPREYNSEADSQANLAIKLADGEVQEEFE, from the exons ATGGACCACGAGAAGGATGCTTTCTTTGTTGTGCGGAAAGGAGATGTTGTCGGTGTTTATAAGAATTTTGCTGACTGCGAGGCCCAACTTGGAACTTCG ATACTGGACCCTCCTGTGAGTGTCTACAAGGGCTACTCTTTATCCAAGGACTCTGAGGCATATCTTGTTTCCCATGGGCTTCAGAATGCTTTATACACTATCAGAGCTGCAGATCTGAAAGAGGATCTTTTTGGCACGCTCATTCCTTGCCCTTTCCAG CAACCTGCTTCTTCCAATGCTGAAACGTGCCCAAATGATGCAAACAAAAAGAGATCACAGGAAATCCTGGGATCAGAAATCAAA GGCATAGATGGATCAGCATCTATCACTCGTAAGCATACCAAGTTGGATATTCAAGCTGAGTGTCAAGCACTGTCTTCCAATAGTGTACGTGGATGTAAAACAATGGAT AAATCCTGTCTTCTCGAGTTTGATGGTGCTTCAAAAGGAAATCCTGGACAAGCTGGGGCAGGAGCTGTACTACGAAATGATGATGGAAGCTTG ATCTGCAGATTACGGGAAGGACTGGGCATTGCAACCAATAATATGGCTGAATATCGAGCCATCTTATTGGGAATGAAGTACGCTCTTGAAAAAGGCTATACAAAAATTCATGTCAAAGGAGACTCCAAGCTTGTCTGTATGCAG ATTGAGGGTTCATGGAAGGCCAGACATGAGAACATCACCAACTTGTACGAAGAAGCTAAGAAGCTGAAGaatagttttctttctttccacaTCAGTCATGTTCCGCGG
- the LOC7471483 gene encoding uncharacterized protein LOC7471483 isoform X1, producing MNCFSRLSSSIFRRTSHFLATRTTNASNQSRIPFWRRSFEQSGLHLEFLSTRFRIQCYSSRKPSLKPSIRKKKDSLPTTVMDHEKDAFFVVRKGDVVGVYKNFADCEAQLGTSILDPPVSVYKGYSLSKDSEAYLVSHGLQNALYTIRAADLKEDLFGTLIPCPFQQPASSNAETCPNDANKKRSQEILGSEIKGIDGSASITRKHTKLDIQAECQALSSNSVRGCKTMDKSCLLEFDGASKGNPGQAGAGAVLRNDDGSLICRLREGLGIATNNMAEYRAILLGMKYALEKGYTKIHVKGDSKLVCMQIEGSWKARHENITNLYEEAKKLKNSFLSFHISHVPREYNSEADSQANLAIKLADGEVQEEFE from the exons ATGAACTGCTTCTCTCGCTTGTCTTCCTCTATATTTAGAAGGACAAGCCATTTCTTAGCGACGAGGACTACTAACGCGTCAAATCAATCTCGTATTCCCTTTTGGAGAAGGAGCTTCGAACAGTCCGGCCTCCATCTAGAATTTCTCTCCACCAGATTTCGCATTCAGTGCTACTCGTCTCGAAAGCCGAGTTTAAAACCTTCGATTAGGAAAAAGAAGGATTCTCTGCCAACGACAGTCATGGACCACGAGAAGGATGCTTTCTTTGTTGTGCGGAAAGGAGATGTTGTCGGTGTTTATAAGAATTTTGCTGACTGCGAGGCCCAACTTGGAACTTCG ATACTGGACCCTCCTGTGAGTGTCTACAAGGGCTACTCTTTATCCAAGGACTCTGAGGCATATCTTGTTTCCCATGGGCTTCAGAATGCTTTATACACTATCAGAGCTGCAGATCTGAAAGAGGATCTTTTTGGCACGCTCATTCCTTGCCCTTTCCAG CAACCTGCTTCTTCCAATGCTGAAACGTGCCCAAATGATGCAAACAAAAAGAGATCACAGGAAATCCTGGGATCAGAAATCAAA GGCATAGATGGATCAGCATCTATCACTCGTAAGCATACCAAGTTGGATATTCAAGCTGAGTGTCAAGCACTGTCTTCCAATAGTGTACGTGGATGTAAAACAATGGAT AAATCCTGTCTTCTCGAGTTTGATGGTGCTTCAAAAGGAAATCCTGGACAAGCTGGGGCAGGAGCTGTACTACGAAATGATGATGGAAGCTTG ATCTGCAGATTACGGGAAGGACTGGGCATTGCAACCAATAATATGGCTGAATATCGAGCCATCTTATTGGGAATGAAGTACGCTCTTGAAAAAGGCTATACAAAAATTCATGTCAAAGGAGACTCCAAGCTTGTCTGTATGCAG ATTGAGGGTTCATGGAAGGCCAGACATGAGAACATCACCAACTTGTACGAAGAAGCTAAGAAGCTGAAGaatagttttctttctttccacaTCAGTCATGTTCCGCGG
- the LOC7471483 gene encoding uncharacterized protein LOC7471483 isoform X2 — MNCFSRLSSSIFRRTSHFLATRTTNASNQSRIPFWRRSFEQSGLHLEFLSTRFRIQCYSSRKPSLKPSIRKKKDSLPTTVMDHEKDAFFVVRKGDVVGVYKNFADCEAQLGTSILDPPVSVYKGYSLSKDSEAYLVSHGLQNALYTIRAADLKEDLFGTLIPCPFQQPASSNAETCPNDANKKRSQEILGSEIKGIDGSASITRKHTKLDIQAECQALSSNSKSCLLEFDGASKGNPGQAGAGAVLRNDDGSLICRLREGLGIATNNMAEYRAILLGMKYALEKGYTKIHVKGDSKLVCMQIEGSWKARHENITNLYEEAKKLKNSFLSFHISHVPREYNSEADSQANLAIKLADGEVQEEFE; from the exons ATGAACTGCTTCTCTCGCTTGTCTTCCTCTATATTTAGAAGGACAAGCCATTTCTTAGCGACGAGGACTACTAACGCGTCAAATCAATCTCGTATTCCCTTTTGGAGAAGGAGCTTCGAACAGTCCGGCCTCCATCTAGAATTTCTCTCCACCAGATTTCGCATTCAGTGCTACTCGTCTCGAAAGCCGAGTTTAAAACCTTCGATTAGGAAAAAGAAGGATTCTCTGCCAACGACAGTCATGGACCACGAGAAGGATGCTTTCTTTGTTGTGCGGAAAGGAGATGTTGTCGGTGTTTATAAGAATTTTGCTGACTGCGAGGCCCAACTTGGAACTTCG ATACTGGACCCTCCTGTGAGTGTCTACAAGGGCTACTCTTTATCCAAGGACTCTGAGGCATATCTTGTTTCCCATGGGCTTCAGAATGCTTTATACACTATCAGAGCTGCAGATCTGAAAGAGGATCTTTTTGGCACGCTCATTCCTTGCCCTTTCCAG CAACCTGCTTCTTCCAATGCTGAAACGTGCCCAAATGATGCAAACAAAAAGAGATCACAGGAAATCCTGGGATCAGAAATCAAA GGCATAGATGGATCAGCATCTATCACTCGTAAGCATACCAAGTTGGATATTCAAGCTGAGTGTCAAGCACTGTCTTCCAATAGT AAATCCTGTCTTCTCGAGTTTGATGGTGCTTCAAAAGGAAATCCTGGACAAGCTGGGGCAGGAGCTGTACTACGAAATGATGATGGAAGCTTG ATCTGCAGATTACGGGAAGGACTGGGCATTGCAACCAATAATATGGCTGAATATCGAGCCATCTTATTGGGAATGAAGTACGCTCTTGAAAAAGGCTATACAAAAATTCATGTCAAAGGAGACTCCAAGCTTGTCTGTATGCAG ATTGAGGGTTCATGGAAGGCCAGACATGAGAACATCACCAACTTGTACGAAGAAGCTAAGAAGCTGAAGaatagttttctttctttccacaTCAGTCATGTTCCGCGG